A window of the Lactuca sativa cultivar Salinas chromosome 7, Lsat_Salinas_v11, whole genome shotgun sequence genome harbors these coding sequences:
- the LOC111877293 gene encoding putative F-box protein At1g58310 produces MKPKKLPMSKYRGNKQHEIEHSCDMVDHISNLPDCILHQILSFMHTKEAVKTSILSTRWKYLWVSVPKLDIDDAVLYPREIDDKHPSKVTSFMNFVGRVLRMRDASNLEKFSLICRISSDASQIKLWISDAISHNVRELDLCIVDMISSVLPKSMFCSMSLTSLKLEVEWIKIPPHVSFPCLKNLHLDYVGFLNDGDAERLFSGCHVLEKLVLSYCQWIHLNHIVISISTLKSLTIFDDSDFEPEDDDIGCKIKIIAAKLTCFEYIGHLSNEILLSDIPSLVRAYIHISLPEERQNEVTCRAVDLLKQLRNVMALGLSNVTMESLIFTDMPLHLPVFPNLINLTLTKEIENYTFGAVMNLLYFCPNLQFFGLSEGFENSMDLGEEDRVWLLVPICMTNCLKIVTFKNFHATDSEICFLKRVLKYATVLERMNICWSKTQVGERKKETDVIKEFEKVESSSAVFVVRFT; encoded by the exons ATGAAACCAAAGAAGCTACCAATGAGTAAATACAGAGGCAACAAGCAACATGAAATTGAACATTCATGTGATATGGTGGATCATATTAGCAATCTACCAGATTGTATTCTTCACCAGATTCTGTCATTTATGCATACAAAAGAAGCTGTAAAGACTTCCATATTATCTACAAGATGGAAGTACCTCTGGGTTTCCGTTCCTAAACTTGATATTGATGATGCAGTGTTGTATCCTAGAGAGATTGATGACAAGCATCCATCTAAGGTCACTTCCTTCATGAACTTTGTAGGAAGGGTCCTCCGGATGCGTGATGCATCGAATTTAGAAAAGTTCAGTCTAATATGTCGTATTTCCTCTGATGCATCACAAATAAAACTATGGATTTCTGATGCAATCTCGCACAATGTTCGGGAGCTTGATCTCTGTATAGTGGATATGATTTCATCTGTGCTTCCTAAGTCTATGTTTTGTAGCATGTCATTGACTAGCTTGAAATTAGAAGTAGAATGGATTAAAATCCCACCTCACGTTTCTTTTCCATGCCTGAAAAACCTGCACCTAGATTATGTTGGGTTCCTGAATGATGGTGATGCAGAACGACTTTTCTCAGGCTGTCATGTTCTAGAAAAATTGGTTTTATCATATTGCCAGTGGATTCACTTGAATCACAttgtgatttccatttccacctTAAAAAGCCTGACCATATTTGATGACTCGGACTTTGAGCCAGAAGATGATGATATTGGTTGTAAGATCAAGATTATTGCAGCAAAGCTTACATGTTTTGAATATATCGGACATCTATCAAACGAAATTCTCTTGAGTGATATACCTTCCCTTGTCAGAGCATACATTCACATTTCTCTCCCTGAGGAGAGGCAAAATGAAGTCACATGTCGAGCTGTTGATCTGCTCAAACAACTACGAAATGTTATGGCTTTGGGGTTATCTAATGTCACTATGGAG TCTCTTATATTTACAGACATGCCGCTCCATTTACCGGTTTTCCCAAATTTGATCAATTTAACGTTGACTAAGGAGATCGAGAATTATACTTTTGGAGCAGTGATGAATTTGCTTTACTTCTGTCCAAATCTACAATTTTTTGGTCTCTCTGAG GGTTTCGAGAACTCCATGGACCTTGGTGAGGAAGATAGAGTCTGGTTATTAGTACCTATATGCATGACGAATTGCCTCAAGATTGTGACTTTCAAGAACTTTCATGCTACTGATTCAGAAATATGTTTCCTCAAACGTGTTTTGAAGTATGCAACTGTTTTGGAGAGGATGAATATCTGTTGGTCTAAGACTCAGGTAGGAGAACGAAAGAAGGAAACAGATGTCATAAAGGAGTTCGAAAAGGTCGAAAGTAGCTCTGCAGTCTTTGTTGTCAGGTTCACATGA